Proteins from a single region of Caloramator sp. E03:
- the larE gene encoding ATP-dependent sacrificial sulfur transferase LarE has product MSWENKYLSLTQYLNKLEKIAIAFSGGMDSSLLLKAATDSNLKKVVAITINTPYIPSWEIDEAKQLANELKIRHRVLNLAFIDEIKFNPENRCYLCKKSLFKSMIDEAKKESIEYILDGTNTDDLKDYRPGIMALKELNIKSPLLELGFTKKDIREILKNLNLSTWDKKPNACLLSRIPYGEEINLDKIKRIEESEKYILNLGFDAVRVRSHGDMARIEVPKNQRKKFFDEKLLDEVANYLKNLGFKYVSIDIEGYRTGSLNEAIK; this is encoded by the coding sequence ATGAGCTGGGAAAACAAATATTTAAGCTTAACTCAGTATTTGAACAAACTGGAGAAAATAGCTATAGCCTTTTCAGGAGGAATGGATAGTTCATTACTATTAAAAGCAGCTACTGATAGTAATTTAAAAAAAGTCGTAGCAATTACAATAAATACACCTTATATACCATCCTGGGAGATAGACGAGGCAAAGCAGTTGGCTAATGAATTAAAAATAAGACATAGAGTACTTAATTTGGCTTTTATAGATGAAATTAAGTTTAATCCTGAAAATAGATGTTATTTATGCAAAAAATCTTTGTTTAAATCAATGATTGATGAAGCAAAAAAAGAAAGTATTGAATATATATTAGACGGAACTAATACAGATGATTTAAAAGATTATAGACCTGGTATTATGGCCTTAAAGGAACTCAATATAAAAAGCCCTTTACTTGAACTTGGATTTACAAAGAAAGATATAAGAGAAATATTAAAAAATTTAAATCTTAGTACATGGGACAAAAAACCAAATGCATGTTTACTTTCAAGGATTCCTTATGGTGAGGAAATCAATTTAGATAAAATTAAAAGGATTGAAGAATCGGAAAAATATATTTTAAACTTAGGATTTGATGCTGTAAGAGTAAGAAGCCATGGTGATATGGCAAGGATAGAAGTTCCTAAAAATCAGAGAAAAAAATTTTTTGATGAAAAACTATTAGATGAGGTTGCAAATTATTTGAAAAATTTAGGTTTTAAGTATGTGTCTATTGACATTGAAGGATATAGGACAGGAAGCTTAAATGAAGCAATAAAATAG
- a CDS encoding proline racemase, translating into MRAIRTINAVDSHTMGEPTRIVVGGVPVIPGDTMPEKKAYLEKNLDHIRTAIMHEPRGHKDMFGSIITQPTNKEADLGIIFMDGGGYLNMCGHGSIGALTVAVELGMVEVKEPFTEVVLEAPAGLVKGKVKVEDGKAKEVSIVNVPSFLYKHDVEVDVPEVGKLTIDISFGGSFFALVKSSDLGIDICPENAQKLCDVGMKILKAVNEQVKVEHPTLKHIKSVDLVEIYGPAKNPKANLQNVVVFGQGQVDRSPCGTGTSAKIATLYAKGELKMNEEFVYESITGTMFKGKVVGETKVGDYNAIIPEITGSAYITGFNQFIIDPEDPLKYGFTL; encoded by the coding sequence ATGAGAGCGATTAGAACTATAAATGCAGTTGATTCACATACAATGGGAGAACCAACAAGAATTGTAGTAGGAGGGGTTCCAGTAATACCAGGCGATACGATGCCTGAAAAAAAAGCATATCTTGAAAAGAATCTTGATCATATTAGAACAGCTATTATGCATGAACCAAGAGGGCATAAGGATATGTTTGGTTCAATTATAACACAGCCTACTAATAAAGAAGCTGACCTTGGAATTATATTTATGGATGGCGGCGGATATCTTAATATGTGTGGTCATGGCTCTATTGGTGCTCTAACTGTTGCTGTAGAACTTGGAATGGTAGAAGTTAAGGAGCCATTTACAGAAGTTGTCCTTGAAGCACCAGCTGGATTAGTTAAAGGAAAAGTAAAAGTTGAGGATGGTAAGGCAAAGGAAGTTTCAATAGTTAATGTTCCTTCATTCCTGTACAAGCATGATGTGGAAGTTGATGTTCCAGAAGTGGGCAAGCTTACCATTGATATTTCCTTTGGAGGAAGTTTCTTTGCACTTGTAAAATCTTCTGATTTAGGTATTGATATTTGTCCTGAAAATGCTCAAAAGCTTTGCGATGTTGGAATGAAGATACTAAAGGCAGTTAATGAGCAGGTTAAGGTAGAGCATCCAACTCTTAAGCATATTAAAAGTGTTGATCTTGTTGAAATATATGGACCTGCTAAAAATCCAAAAGCAAACCTTCAAAATGTAGTAGTGTTTGGTCAAGGACAAGTTGATAGATCTCCTTGTGGAACTGGTACAAGTGCTAAGATAGCAACTCTTTATGCAAAGGGAGAGCTAAAGATGAATGAAGAGTTTGTATATGAAAGTATAACAGGAACAATGTTTAAAGGAAAAGTTGTTGGTGAAACAAAAGTTGGGGATTACAATGCTATAATACCAGAAATAACTGGAAGTGCATATATCACAGGTTTCAATCAATTCATAATTGATCCAGAAGACCCATTAAAATACGGTTTTACTCTATAA
- a CDS encoding GGGtGRT protein produces the protein MALFEGYERRINQIIPVLNKYGMNSLEEAKAVCDEKGVDVYNIVKGIQPICFENACWAYIVGAAIAIKKGCKKAADAAEALGEGLQAFCIPGSVADDRKVGLGHGNLAAMLLREETKCFAFLAGHESFAAAEGAIGIAKSANKVRKEPLRVILNGLGKDAAQIISRINGFTYVQTKFDYYTGKLEIVREIKYSNGERSKVKCYGADDVREGVAIMHLENVDVSITGNSTNPTRFQHPVAGTYKKECYEKGKKYFSVASGGGTGRTLHPDNMAAGPASYGMTDTMGRMHSDAQFAGSSSVPAHVEMMGLIGMGNNPMVGASVAVAVAIEEAMNK, from the coding sequence ATGGCATTATTTGAAGGTTATGAAAGAAGAATAAATCAGATTATACCTGTTTTAAATAAATATGGTATGAATTCCTTAGAAGAGGCAAAGGCTGTTTGTGACGAAAAAGGAGTAGACGTTTATAACATAGTAAAAGGTATTCAGCCAATTTGTTTTGAAAATGCTTGCTGGGCTTATATAGTTGGGGCTGCAATAGCAATTAAAAAAGGATGTAAGAAGGCTGCAGATGCTGCAGAGGCTTTAGGTGAAGGTTTACAAGCTTTTTGCATACCAGGTTCGGTTGCTGATGATAGAAAGGTTGGTTTAGGACATGGAAACCTTGCTGCAATGCTTTTAAGGGAAGAAACAAAATGTTTTGCTTTCCTTGCTGGACATGAGTCCTTTGCAGCAGCAGAAGGTGCAATTGGTATTGCAAAATCAGCAAATAAAGTAAGAAAAGAACCTTTAAGAGTTATATTAAACGGGCTTGGAAAGGATGCTGCACAAATAATATCAAGAATTAATGGTTTTACTTATGTGCAGACTAAATTCGATTATTATACTGGAAAGCTTGAGATAGTAAGAGAAATAAAATACTCAAATGGTGAAAGATCAAAGGTTAAATGTTATGGTGCAGATGATGTTAGAGAAGGTGTTGCTATAATGCACCTTGAAAATGTTGATGTATCAATTACTGGTAACTCAACTAACCCAACAAGATTCCAACATCCTGTTGCAGGAACTTATAAAAAAGAATGCTATGAAAAAGGTAAAAAGTATTTTTCAGTAGCATCTGGTGGTGGAACTGGAAGAACTCTTCATCCAGATAATATGGCTGCTGGTCCTGCATCTTATGGTATGACTGATACTATGGGAAGAATGCATTCTGATGCTCAGTTTGCTGGTTCATCATCAGTACCTGCTCATGTTGAGATGATGGGATTAATTGGAATGGGCAACAATCCAATGGTTGGAGCGAGTGTTGCTGTAGCTGTTGCTATTGAAGAAGCAATGAATAAATAA
- a CDS encoding sulfite exporter TauE/SafE family protein — translation MLTIVLLLLGLLTLYFAVVFIKDYVETAKQGKLEKENFAALGAVGFLTNFFDTLGIGSFAPTTALFKLFKLTSDRTIPGTLNVSMTIPVVAEAFIFITVIKVEPITLLSMLGAATVGAVFGAGIVSKLDEKKVQIGMGIALAVVALIMLASQLKLFPAGGDAIGLTGIKLIVAIVANFILGALMTLGIGLYAPCMALVFALGMSPKVAFPIMMGSCAFLMPAASVKFVKEGAYDRKASLAITIFGTIGVFVAAYIVKSLPLTTLKWLVIVVILYTSIMMFRSATKNAKEENNKKVA, via the coding sequence ATGTTAACAATTGTTCTTCTATTACTCGGACTATTAACCTTATATTTTGCTGTTGTATTCATCAAGGATTATGTTGAAACAGCTAAACAAGGAAAGCTTGAGAAGGAAAATTTTGCAGCATTAGGTGCAGTAGGATTTTTAACAAACTTCTTTGATACTCTTGGTATAGGAAGCTTTGCACCAACAACAGCTTTATTTAAGCTATTTAAACTTACAAGCGACAGAACAATACCTGGAACATTAAATGTTTCAATGACAATACCAGTTGTAGCAGAAGCTTTTATATTTATAACAGTTATAAAAGTTGAGCCTATAACCCTCCTTTCAATGCTTGGAGCTGCAACAGTAGGTGCAGTTTTTGGAGCAGGAATTGTTTCAAAACTTGACGAGAAAAAAGTACAGATTGGTATGGGAATAGCTCTTGCAGTAGTTGCACTTATTATGCTTGCATCTCAACTTAAGCTTTTCCCAGCTGGTGGAGATGCGATAGGTCTTACTGGAATAAAACTTATTGTAGCAATAGTTGCAAATTTTATACTTGGAGCACTCATGACTCTTGGAATTGGGCTTTATGCTCCATGTATGGCACTTGTATTTGCACTTGGAATGAGTCCTAAAGTTGCATTCCCAATAATGATGGGTTCATGTGCATTCTTAATGCCAGCAGCTTCAGTTAAGTTTGTAAAGGAAGGTGCTTATGACAGAAAAGCATCTCTTGCAATAACAATATTTGGTACAATCGGTGTATTTGTAGCAGCATATATAGTAAAATCTCTTCCTCTTACAACTTTAAAATGGCTTGTAATAGTTGTTATACTTTATACATCAATTATGATGTTTAGATCTGCAACAAAGAATGCAAAGGAAGAAAACAATAAAAAGGTTGCATAA
- a CDS encoding iron-sulfur cluster assembly scaffold protein gives MNYTTEVERMVCVAKGPNHGPAPIPEEGKWVQAKEIKDISGLTHGVGWCAPQQGACKLTLNVKDGIIQEALVETLGCSGMTHSAAMASEILPGKTILEALNTDLVCDAINTAMRELFLQIVYGRSQTAFSEGGLPIGAGLEDLGKGLRSQVGTMYGTLAKGSRYLEMAEGYITELALDENNEIIGYKYVNLGRMMDMIKKGMDANEAIQKASGTYGRFNEAVKVIDPRHE, from the coding sequence ATGAATTACACAACAGAAGTTGAAAGAATGGTATGTGTTGCAAAGGGACCAAACCATGGACCAGCACCAATACCTGAAGAAGGAAAATGGGTACAAGCTAAGGAGATTAAAGATATTAGTGGGTTAACTCATGGAGTAGGTTGGTGTGCTCCACAACAGGGAGCTTGTAAATTAACTTTAAATGTTAAAGATGGTATTATACAAGAAGCACTTGTAGAAACATTAGGATGTTCTGGTATGACTCATTCTGCAGCTATGGCATCAGAGATACTACCAGGTAAAACAATACTTGAGGCATTAAATACAGACCTTGTTTGTGATGCTATAAATACTGCAATGAGAGAGCTTTTCCTCCAAATAGTATATGGAAGAAGCCAGACTGCATTCTCAGAAGGTGGACTTCCTATAGGAGCAGGTCTTGAAGATCTTGGAAAGGGATTAAGAAGCCAAGTAGGAACAATGTATGGTACTTTAGCTAAAGGTTCAAGGTATCTTGAAATGGCTGAAGGATACATAACCGAGCTTGCACTTGATGAAAACAACGAAATTATAGGATACAAATATGTAAATCTTGGAAGAATGATGGACATGATTAAAAAAGGTATGGATGCTAATGAAGCAATACAAAAAGCATCAGGTACTTATGGAAGATTTAATGAAGCTGTAAAAGTTATAGATCCAAGACATGAATAA
- a CDS encoding glycine/sarcosine/betaine reductase component B subunit, whose amino-acid sequence MGVGPSTKETTLHHFRDPLLDVVSKDKDIDLLGIIIVGTPQANEDKYFVGQRVATWVEAMRAQGVIISVDGWGNSHVDFANTIEEIGKRNIPVVGLSFVGTQAQFVVTNKYMDTIVDFNKSMEGIETEVVGENNVTEIDAKKALAFLKLKMRKAGE is encoded by the coding sequence ATGGGAGTTGGTCCATCTACAAAGGAAACAACGCTTCATCATTTTAGAGACCCATTGCTTGATGTTGTTTCAAAGGACAAAGACATAGATCTTTTAGGAATAATAATTGTAGGTACACCTCAAGCTAATGAAGATAAATATTTTGTTGGACAAAGAGTAGCTACATGGGTGGAAGCAATGAGAGCCCAAGGAGTGATAATATCTGTTGATGGATGGGGAAATAGCCATGTAGACTTTGCAAATACGATTGAAGAAATAGGTAAAAGGAATATACCAGTTGTTGGATTAAGTTTTGTTGGTACGCAAGCACAATTTGTTGTAACTAATAAATATATGGATACAATAGTAGATTTTAATAAGTCAATGGAAGGCATAGAAACAGAAGTTGTTGGAGAAAATAATGTCACAGAAATAGATGCAAAAAAAGCATTAGCATTTTTAAAACTAAAAATGAGAAAGGCAGGGGAATGA